A stretch of the Archangium violaceum genome encodes the following:
- a CDS encoding glycosyltransferase yields the protein MLDVVDIGDRSIDTYRGVAPDEQLDELVRVARRLRGARILHLNATSYGGGVSEILRACVPLLKDLGLRAEWKIIRGDDAFFQITKRLHNGLQGAPGELSESEKALYLGNAQLNAPHLAEDYDFVIVHDPQPAAIPGLIHRSGSRWVWRCHIDTSHPNPAIWDFLMPYLRVYDAAVFTLEGFIPPRFPVRRIAILPPAIDPLSPKNLALPEELARHILEWIGVRLDRPLVTQVSRFDKWKDPLGVVAAYRIVRQRIPNLQLALVSSMALDDPEAWDIYETVRAETAGDRLVHVFTNLVGVGNVEVNAFQSLSNVVIQKSLREGFGLVVSEALWKGTPVVAGRVGGIPMQMPPGTGGLLVDSIEECADALLHLLRHPQVAHALGQSGRERVRQQFLMPRLLLDELRLLDALSTNQPQAPAGNGSEQPLMQGASAVQE from the coding sequence ATGCTCGACGTCGTCGATATCGGTGACCGGTCCATCGACACCTACCGGGGCGTTGCTCCCGATGAGCAGCTCGACGAGCTCGTCCGCGTCGCCCGGCGGCTTCGCGGCGCCCGCATCCTCCACCTCAACGCCACCTCCTATGGCGGCGGCGTCTCGGAGATCCTCCGCGCCTGCGTTCCCCTGCTCAAGGACCTCGGCCTGAGGGCCGAGTGGAAGATCATCCGCGGCGACGACGCCTTCTTTCAAATCACCAAGCGCCTCCACAACGGTCTGCAGGGCGCCCCCGGCGAGCTCTCCGAATCCGAGAAGGCCCTCTACCTCGGCAACGCCCAGCTCAACGCGCCCCACCTCGCCGAGGACTACGACTTCGTCATCGTCCACGACCCCCAGCCCGCCGCCATCCCCGGGCTCATCCACCGCAGCGGCTCGCGCTGGGTCTGGCGCTGCCACATCGACACGTCCCACCCCAATCCCGCCATCTGGGATTTCCTCATGCCCTACCTGCGCGTCTACGACGCCGCCGTCTTCACCCTGGAGGGCTTCATCCCCCCGCGCTTCCCCGTCCGCCGCATCGCCATCCTCCCTCCGGCCATCGATCCGCTCAGCCCCAAGAACCTCGCCCTCCCCGAGGAGCTCGCCCGGCACATCCTCGAGTGGATCGGCGTCCGGCTCGACCGCCCCCTCGTCACCCAGGTCAGCCGCTTCGACAAGTGGAAGGATCCCCTCGGGGTCGTCGCCGCCTACCGGATCGTGCGCCAGCGCATCCCCAACCTCCAGCTCGCCCTCGTCAGCTCCATGGCGCTCGATGACCCCGAGGCCTGGGACATCTACGAGACGGTGCGCGCCGAGACGGCAGGCGACCGCCTCGTCCACGTCTTCACCAACCTCGTCGGCGTGGGCAACGTGGAGGTCAATGCCTTCCAATCCCTCTCCAACGTCGTCATCCAGAAGTCCCTGCGCGAGGGCTTCGGGCTCGTCGTCTCCGAGGCCCTCTGGAAGGGCACGCCCGTCGTCGCCGGGCGGGTTGGAGGCATTCCCATGCAGATGCCCCCGGGCACGGGCGGCCTCCTCGTGGACAGCATCGAGGAGTGCGCGGATGCACTGCTCCACCTCCTGCGTCATCCCCAGGTGGCCCATGCGCTCGGCCAGAGCGGCCGGGAGCGCGTCCGCCAGCAATTCCTCATGCCCCGGCTCCTCCTCGACGAGCTGCGGCTGCTGGACGCCCTCTCCACGAACCAGCCCCAGGCGCCCGCGGGGAATGGCTCGGAGCAGCCGCTCATGCAGGGAGCGTCCGCTGTCCAAGAATGA
- the nhaR gene encoding transcriptional activator NhaR, giving the protein MSWLNYHHLLYFWTVARSGSIAKASEELHLAQPTISAQLKLLEESLGHKLLERQGRRLVLTDVGRTVLRYADDIFRLGNELKNVVNGLPSGQPLRFAVGITDVIPKLVAERLLEPAFDVSPDIRITCREGPLPQLLASLALHELDVVLADAPSSEPVSVRSFNHLLGKCGVSFFAAPKLAHLAREFPRALDGAPTLLPSEASSVRRSLEMWFDAQRVHPIIVGDFDDYALLKAFGQRGRGFFAAPSVIEAEVCRQFNVSVIGRTEDIETCFYAISVERRLRHPAGVAIAETARSRLFG; this is encoded by the coding sequence GTGAGCTGGCTCAACTACCACCACCTCCTCTACTTCTGGACCGTCGCCCGCTCTGGCTCCATCGCCAAGGCCAGCGAGGAGCTCCACCTTGCCCAGCCCACCATCAGCGCCCAGCTCAAGCTCCTCGAGGAGTCGCTCGGTCACAAGCTCCTCGAGCGCCAGGGCCGCCGCCTCGTCCTCACCGACGTCGGCCGCACCGTTCTGCGCTACGCCGATGACATCTTCCGCCTCGGCAACGAGCTCAAGAACGTCGTCAACGGCCTCCCCTCCGGCCAGCCCCTCCGCTTCGCCGTAGGCATCACCGACGTCATCCCCAAGCTCGTCGCCGAGCGCCTCCTCGAGCCCGCCTTCGACGTCTCCCCCGACATCCGCATCACCTGCCGCGAGGGCCCCCTCCCCCAGCTCCTCGCCTCCCTCGCCCTCCACGAGCTCGATGTCGTCCTCGCCGACGCCCCCTCCTCCGAGCCCGTCAGCGTCCGCTCCTTCAATCACCTGCTCGGCAAGTGCGGCGTCTCCTTCTTCGCCGCCCCCAAGCTCGCCCACCTCGCCAGGGAGTTCCCCCGCGCCCTCGATGGCGCCCCCACGCTCCTCCCCTCCGAGGCCTCCTCCGTCCGCCGCTCGCTCGAGATGTGGTTCGACGCCCAGCGCGTCCACCCCATCATCGTCGGGGACTTCGACGACTACGCCCTCCTCAAGGCCTTCGGTCAGCGCGGGCGCGGCTTCTTCGCCGCGCCCTCCGTCATCGAGGCCGAGGTCTGCCGCCAGTTCAACGTCTCCGTCATCGGCCGCACCGAGGACATCGAGACATGCTTCTACGCCATCTCCGTCGAGCGGCGGCTCCGGCATCCGGCGGGCGTCGCCATCGCGGAGACCGCTCGCTCACGGTTGTTCGGCTAG
- a CDS encoding slipin family protein, translating to MTDFLFSALGLLIPLGILVLLFISGVRIVNEYESGVVFRLGRFVGIKRAGFRWIIPFIERIVIIDMRTVARDVPPQDVITKDNVSVKVNAVVYFRVIQADKAVLQVEDYLYATSQLAQTTLRAILGQVELDQLLSERDRINREIQKVLDAHTDPWGIKVSNVEVKHIDLPVEMQRAIARQAEAERERRAKIIAAQGEHQAAEQLSLAAEVLNRNPITLQLRYLQTLVEITGGGNQTIIPIPLELMRALGMQPK from the coding sequence ATGACCGACTTCTTATTCAGTGCCCTCGGACTGCTCATCCCCCTGGGCATCCTCGTGCTCCTCTTCATCTCCGGCGTGCGTATCGTCAACGAGTACGAGAGCGGCGTCGTCTTCCGGCTCGGCCGCTTCGTGGGCATCAAGCGCGCCGGCTTCCGGTGGATCATCCCCTTCATCGAGCGCATCGTCATCATCGACATGCGCACCGTCGCGCGCGACGTGCCGCCGCAGGACGTCATCACCAAGGACAACGTCAGCGTGAAGGTGAACGCCGTCGTCTACTTCCGAGTCATCCAGGCCGACAAGGCCGTGCTCCAGGTGGAGGACTACCTCTACGCCACCAGCCAGCTCGCGCAGACGACGCTGCGCGCCATCCTCGGCCAGGTGGAGCTGGACCAACTCCTCTCCGAGCGCGATCGCATCAACCGTGAAATCCAGAAGGTGCTCGATGCCCACACGGATCCGTGGGGCATCAAGGTCTCCAACGTGGAGGTGAAGCACATCGACCTGCCGGTGGAGATGCAGCGCGCCATCGCCCGTCAGGCCGAGGCCGAGCGCGAGCGCCGCGCGAAGATCATCGCCGCCCAGGGCGAGCACCAGGCCGCCGAGCAGCTCTCCCTGGCCGCCGAGGTGCTCAACCGCAATCCCATCACCCTCCAGCTGCGCTACCTGCAGACGCTGGTTGAAATCACCGGGGGCGGAAACCAGACCATCATCCCCATCCCCCTGGAGCTGATGCGCGCCCTCGGCATGCAACCGAAGTGA
- a CDS encoding NfeD family protein codes for MDRFGHSRWGLLLLGLLLLGQATGHAQTSAPPVISQCVLDGMVDAGSSAYLVDCVRRAEEAGHQALLVRLDTPGGELESTRDIVRAFLGARIPVLVWVGPSGARAGSAGVFITLASHLAAMAPGTNIGAAHPVVGLTGQDPEAAGGKEMARKIENDAVAFVEAIAKQRGRNVEWAISAVRQSESVPAERALALRVIEHVTPTQEAFLEWADGRTVTVSDTPVTLRTANAQVVELAPSFSQRVLHALAQPAVVYILFLIAGLCIAVELSHPGLFAPGIIGVVCLVLALLASSALPVRTGAIVLLLLGVALLVAELFITSGVLGAAGLVLLVLGGVFLIDRFDADWFIDQPLHVPLRTLFPTAVFVAGAAVYLAFRAAETRRRPQLAGDVGLVGEVGQVLEAVSSSGGEVFVHGERWAALSSSPILPGAHVVVRRVEGLILFVDEVKP; via the coding sequence ATGGACCGGTTCGGGCATTCGAGGTGGGGGCTGCTTCTGCTCGGCCTGCTCCTGCTCGGCCAGGCAACCGGGCATGCGCAGACTTCCGCGCCTCCCGTCATCTCCCAATGCGTCCTCGACGGCATGGTCGACGCCGGCTCCAGCGCCTACCTGGTCGATTGTGTCCGCCGTGCGGAGGAGGCCGGTCACCAGGCACTGCTCGTCCGGCTCGACACACCCGGTGGTGAGCTCGAGTCCACCCGGGACATCGTCCGGGCCTTCCTCGGGGCCCGTATTCCGGTGCTCGTGTGGGTGGGGCCCTCGGGCGCGAGGGCCGGCAGCGCGGGCGTCTTCATCACCCTCGCGTCCCACCTGGCCGCCATGGCGCCCGGCACCAACATCGGCGCCGCCCACCCCGTCGTCGGACTCACCGGGCAGGACCCCGAGGCCGCGGGCGGCAAGGAGATGGCCCGTAAAATCGAGAACGACGCCGTCGCCTTCGTCGAGGCCATCGCCAAACAGCGGGGTCGCAACGTCGAGTGGGCCATCAGCGCCGTGCGCCAGAGCGAGAGCGTCCCCGCCGAGAGGGCCCTCGCGCTGCGCGTCATCGAGCACGTCACCCCCACCCAGGAAGCCTTCCTCGAGTGGGCGGACGGCCGCACCGTCACCGTCTCCGACACGCCCGTCACGCTGCGCACCGCCAACGCCCAGGTGGTGGAGCTCGCGCCCTCCTTCTCGCAGCGCGTCCTCCACGCCCTCGCCCAGCCGGCCGTCGTCTACATCCTCTTCCTCATCGCCGGCCTCTGCATCGCCGTGGAGCTCTCCCACCCTGGCCTCTTCGCCCCCGGCATCATCGGCGTGGTGTGCCTGGTGCTCGCCCTGCTCGCCTCGTCGGCGCTGCCCGTGCGCACCGGCGCCATCGTCCTGCTGCTGCTCGGTGTGGCCCTGCTCGTGGCCGAGCTCTTCATCACCAGCGGCGTGCTCGGCGCCGCGGGCCTGGTGCTGCTCGTGCTCGGCGGCGTATTCCTCATCGACCGCTTCGACGCGGACTGGTTCATCGACCAGCCCCTGCACGTGCCCCTGCGCACGTTGTTCCCCACCGCCGTCTTCGTCGCCGGGGCCGCCGTCTACCTCGCATTCCGCGCCGCCGAGACCCGCCGCAGGCCCCAGCTCGCCGGGGACGTGGGTCTCGTGGGCGAGGTGGGCCAGGTGCTCGAGGCCGTCTCCTCCTCCGGCGGCGAGGTGTTCGTCCATGGCGAGCGCTGGGCCGCCCTCTCTTCCTCGCCCATTCTCCCCGGCGCCCACGTGGTGGTGCGCCGGGTGGAGGGGCTCATCCTTTTCGTCGACGAGGTAAAGCCATGA
- a CDS encoding M4 family metallopeptidase, with the protein MRIRRLVSILPLMLLGSACGVDTTDVDAQASLGTEDSSLSANAGGRGLQQLKAQRPDFLQGAGEVSFKRALRDTRGLSHERVGQSIKGIPVFGAEAILHLDEKGAVASVTDRLARDIKVDTTPRLRAEEATQIAISQVGGASVLAAAPKADLQILPGSKGAQLTWRVQLETVTAEGAPSQPNLFINAHSGEVALQFDNIKTQRNRKTYTANNRTSLPGTLVRSEGQGASGDAVLDAAHDNAGLTYDFYFSMFGRDSYNNAGATLTSSVHYSKNYVNAYWDGTQMVYGDGDGSQSSALTVLDVVGHELTHAVTDYSSDLIYSNESGALNEAMSDVFGAAIEAYRDGAVSGNTWKIGEECWTPATPGDALRYMNDPALAGDYDYYPTRYTGTSDNGGVHWNSGIANLAFHLMVSGGTHPRGKTSNVVPALDATNSYSSIMKGAAIFYRANTVYLSPSSTFADARTATAQAAADLYGASEVTSVNEAWTAVGVAPAPTWSTLSTESNLSGARSSSTSFSYATPSGAKAMKFEMSGGSGDADLYVKFGSAPTTTSYDCRPYASGNTESCTFNPSQQGTYYVMIRGYSSYSGVTLKVSSAQ; encoded by the coding sequence ATGCGCATTCGTCGTCTCGTTTCCATCCTCCCCCTCATGCTCCTCGGGAGCGCCTGCGGCGTCGACACCACGGATGTCGACGCTCAGGCCTCGCTGGGGACTGAAGACAGCAGCCTGTCCGCCAACGCCGGTGGCCGGGGCCTGCAGCAGCTCAAGGCGCAGCGGCCGGACTTCCTCCAGGGCGCGGGTGAGGTGTCGTTCAAGCGCGCGCTGCGTGACACGCGCGGCCTGTCGCACGAGCGCGTGGGGCAGAGCATCAAGGGCATCCCCGTCTTTGGCGCCGAGGCCATCCTCCACCTCGACGAGAAGGGCGCCGTCGCCTCCGTCACCGACCGTCTCGCCCGCGACATCAAGGTGGACACCACGCCCAGGCTGCGGGCCGAGGAGGCCACGCAGATCGCCATCAGCCAGGTGGGTGGCGCGAGCGTCCTGGCGGCCGCGCCGAAGGCGGACCTGCAGATCCTCCCCGGGAGCAAGGGGGCCCAGCTGACCTGGCGCGTGCAGCTCGAGACCGTCACGGCCGAGGGCGCGCCCTCGCAGCCGAACCTCTTCATCAACGCGCACTCGGGCGAGGTCGCCCTGCAGTTCGACAACATCAAGACGCAGCGCAACCGCAAGACGTACACGGCCAACAACCGCACGTCGCTTCCCGGCACGCTGGTGCGCTCCGAGGGGCAGGGGGCCTCGGGCGACGCCGTGCTGGACGCGGCCCACGACAACGCGGGTCTCACGTACGACTTCTACTTCAGCATGTTCGGGCGTGACAGCTACAACAATGCTGGCGCCACCCTCACCTCGTCCGTCCACTACAGCAAGAACTACGTGAACGCGTACTGGGACGGGACGCAGATGGTCTACGGCGATGGCGACGGCTCCCAGTCCTCCGCGCTGACGGTGCTCGACGTGGTCGGCCACGAGCTCACCCACGCCGTCACCGACTACTCCTCGGACCTCATCTACTCGAACGAGTCGGGCGCCCTCAACGAGGCCATGTCCGACGTCTTCGGCGCGGCCATCGAGGCCTACCGGGATGGCGCGGTCAGCGGCAACACCTGGAAGATTGGCGAGGAGTGCTGGACCCCGGCCACCCCGGGCGATGCGCTGCGCTACATGAACGACCCGGCCCTCGCCGGCGATTACGACTACTACCCCACGCGCTACACGGGGACGTCGGACAACGGCGGCGTGCACTGGAACTCGGGTATCGCCAACCTGGCCTTCCACCTGATGGTCTCCGGTGGCACCCACCCGCGTGGCAAGACGAGCAACGTGGTGCCCGCGCTCGACGCGACCAACAGCTACAGCAGCATCATGAAGGGCGCGGCCATCTTCTACCGGGCCAACACCGTCTACCTGAGCCCGAGCAGCACCTTCGCGGACGCGCGCACCGCCACCGCGCAGGCCGCCGCCGACCTGTACGGCGCGAGCGAGGTCACCTCCGTCAACGAGGCCTGGACCGCGGTGGGCGTGGCCCCCGCTCCGACGTGGTCGACGCTCTCCACCGAGAGCAACCTCTCTGGCGCCCGGAGCAGCTCGACGAGCTTCAGCTACGCCACGCCGAGCGGCGCGAAGGCCATGAAGTTCGAGATGTCCGGTGGCTCGGGTGATGCCGACCTGTACGTGAAGTTCGGCAGCGCGCCCACCACCACCAGCTACGACTGCCGTCCCTACGCCTCGGGCAACACGGAGAGCTGCACCTTCAATCCGTCGCAGCAGGGCACGTACTACGTGATGATCCGCGGCTACTCGTCCTACTCCGGCGTCACCCTCAAGGTGAGCTCCGCGCAGTAG
- a CDS encoding tyrosine-type recombinase/integrase has translation MGKTDIRTWEGGYIRKDAKGRDVYIIRRQVNGQRVTISTRAHTPKAAFEHLRRFEADPESYCPEGSRVRQAVYLDEALALEFLVWLRDVKKNSREWLEKQKRYLAWWADQLKGLDLRGGSGPRRVSLTEHILPALERAPNRTHRIAVLKAFYSWMRKEKHLLNANEDPTFQTLVVPQARPEQWKRTKVIPREHYLLVREHLAPHWRDGMDVQAGTGWHVTEVIRFAKAGSIEPYRGEAEGIAGVLVCPQTKSGEPLRTAVSAEALEAGKRLLERGTFGREKYGMAINAACKVAGIPPFTPGRFRHSVATWAIEKGAAPANVAAFLNHKSASTTRRFYATHAVPTKVPTLI, from the coding sequence ATGGGCAAGACCGACATCCGTACTTGGGAAGGCGGGTACATCCGCAAGGACGCCAAAGGTAGGGACGTCTACATCATCCGGCGGCAAGTAAACGGGCAGCGCGTCACCATCAGCACGCGCGCCCACACCCCAAAGGCCGCCTTCGAGCATCTGCGGCGCTTTGAAGCTGACCCCGAGAGCTACTGCCCCGAGGGGTCGCGCGTTCGTCAGGCCGTCTACCTCGACGAGGCACTCGCTTTGGAGTTCCTCGTGTGGCTGCGTGACGTGAAGAAGAACTCTCGCGAGTGGCTGGAGAAGCAGAAGCGCTACCTCGCCTGGTGGGCGGATCAGCTCAAGGGACTGGATCTACGCGGTGGCTCCGGCCCGCGTCGTGTCTCCCTCACGGAGCACATCCTCCCGGCGCTGGAGCGTGCGCCCAACCGCACCCACCGCATCGCCGTCCTGAAGGCGTTCTACTCCTGGATGCGGAAGGAGAAGCACCTGCTCAACGCCAACGAGGACCCGACGTTCCAGACGCTGGTGGTGCCCCAGGCGCGGCCCGAGCAGTGGAAGCGGACCAAGGTGATTCCCCGGGAGCACTATCTGCTCGTGCGCGAGCACCTTGCACCGCACTGGCGCGACGGCATGGACGTGCAGGCGGGCACCGGGTGGCATGTCACCGAGGTCATCCGGTTTGCAAAGGCGGGCAGCATCGAGCCCTACCGGGGGGAAGCCGAGGGCATCGCGGGCGTGCTGGTGTGCCCGCAGACCAAGAGCGGGGAGCCCCTCCGAACGGCGGTGTCCGCCGAGGCGCTGGAGGCCGGGAAGCGGTTGCTGGAGCGGGGGACCTTCGGTCGCGAGAAATACGGCATGGCGATCAACGCGGCCTGTAAGGTGGCGGGTATCCCGCCCTTCACCCCGGGACGGTTCCGGCACTCCGTCGCCACCTGGGCCATCGAGAAGGGCGCGGCCCCTGCCAATGTGGCCGCGTTCCTCAATCACAAGAGTGCGTCCACCACCCGGAGGTTCTACGCGACGCACGCCGTGCCGACGAAGGTCCCGACCCTGATATAG
- a CDS encoding superoxide dismutase: MPFTLPNLPYAKDALAPHISAETLEYHHGKHHNAYVTNLNKLLEGKPEANQSLEQIILNSDGGVFNNAAQVWNHTFYWNCLKPNGGGQPTGDLADAINRDFGSFERFKEEFSNAAATQFGSGWAWLVLDKSGKLAVTKTPNADLPMKHGQKALLTLDVWEHAYYIDFRNARPKYIETFFASLVNWDFALQNLKGA; encoded by the coding sequence TGCCCTACGCCAAGGATGCCCTCGCTCCGCACATCAGCGCGGAGACGCTCGAGTACCACCATGGCAAGCACCACAACGCGTACGTGACGAACCTGAACAAGCTGCTCGAGGGCAAGCCCGAGGCGAACCAGTCGCTCGAGCAGATCATCCTCAACAGCGACGGGGGCGTGTTCAACAACGCCGCCCAGGTCTGGAACCACACCTTCTACTGGAACTGCCTGAAGCCGAACGGCGGTGGTCAGCCGACGGGTGACCTCGCGGATGCGATCAACCGTGACTTCGGCTCGTTCGAGCGCTTCAAGGAGGAGTTCTCGAACGCGGCCGCCACGCAGTTCGGCTCGGGCTGGGCCTGGCTCGTGCTCGACAAGAGCGGCAAGCTCGCGGTCACCAAGACGCCCAACGCGGACCTCCCGATGAAGCACGGCCAGAAGGCCCTGCTGACGCTCGACGTCTGGGAGCACGCCTACTACATCGACTTCCGCAACGCGCGGCCCAAGTACATCGAGACGTTCTTCGCGTCCCTCGTGAACTGGGACTTCGCCCTCCAGAACCTCAAGGGCGCCTGA
- a CDS encoding lipoate--protein ligase: MSRERVRILLSQTFNPWFNLATEDWIFREMDTSTRTLFLWRNAETVVIGRNQNPWSECNLKRMEDDNIFLARRTSGGGAVFHDLGNTCFTFLSSKEGYSKATNVTILLEALKRLGVTAEASGRNDLVIPMEDGPRKISGSAYRETRDRAFHHGTFLLSTDLTRLANYLTPHPKKLESKGSASVRARVMNINGVQPAVNHESLVRALIAAFCDHHGATAEPELLDHTFLENQPSLRGMFEQFSSWDWRFGNAPRFHHQMVEYLSWGFFEVHVDSENGHISRAQVFSDALFPELVQDLQAALVGRPYSRAGVKDAVTGLRARYPGQERELDELEAWLMKQVEV, translated from the coding sequence ATGTCTCGAGAGCGCGTCCGCATCCTGCTGTCCCAGACGTTCAACCCCTGGTTCAACCTCGCCACCGAGGACTGGATCTTCCGCGAGATGGACACGAGCACGCGGACGCTCTTCCTCTGGCGCAACGCGGAGACGGTCGTCATCGGCCGCAACCAGAACCCCTGGTCCGAGTGCAACCTGAAGCGCATGGAGGACGACAACATCTTCCTCGCGCGGAGGACCAGCGGCGGGGGCGCGGTCTTCCACGACCTGGGCAACACGTGCTTCACCTTCCTGTCCTCCAAGGAGGGCTACAGCAAGGCGACCAACGTGACGATCCTCCTGGAGGCGCTGAAGCGGCTGGGCGTGACGGCCGAGGCCTCGGGGCGCAACGACCTGGTGATTCCGATGGAGGACGGGCCGAGGAAGATCAGCGGCAGCGCGTACCGGGAGACGCGTGACCGGGCCTTCCATCACGGCACGTTCCTGCTCTCCACGGACCTGACGCGCCTGGCGAACTACCTGACGCCCCACCCGAAGAAGCTCGAGTCCAAGGGCAGCGCGTCCGTGCGCGCACGGGTGATGAACATCAACGGCGTCCAGCCAGCGGTGAACCACGAGTCCCTGGTGCGGGCCCTGATCGCCGCCTTCTGCGACCACCACGGGGCGACGGCCGAGCCCGAGCTGCTGGATCACACCTTCCTGGAGAACCAACCCTCACTCAGGGGGATGTTCGAGCAGTTCTCCTCCTGGGACTGGCGCTTCGGCAACGCGCCCAGGTTCCATCACCAGATGGTCGAGTACCTCTCGTGGGGCTTCTTCGAGGTGCACGTCGACTCCGAGAACGGCCACATCAGCCGTGCGCAGGTCTTCTCGGACGCGCTCTTCCCCGAGCTGGTGCAGGACCTTCAGGCGGCGCTGGTGGGCAGGCCCTACAGCCGCGCCGGGGTGAAGGACGCCGTGACCGGACTGCGGGCCCGATACCCGGGCCAGGAGCGGGAGCTCGATGAGCTCGAGGCGTGGCTGATGAAGCAGGTGGAGGTGTGA
- a CDS encoding amidohydrolase, whose product MRVHSSQHSDETRARGAALLALVGAVVLALGVGCARRVPEGARVETTVYMARRIRTLDEQRPEAEALAVRRGRLVAVGTKAEVLKAAGEGARVVDFGNAVVVPGLVDAHAHLAGLGRSLTVARLEEARSVEDVVRRLGEAPSTSFQGDWLIGKGWDQNGWPGKEFPGRAELDARFPNTPVYLTRVDHHAAWVNGEALRRAGITRETPDPAGGRILRDAKGEPTGVLVDNAMDLVTRVVPAPTDEQLEARLAAALERCARVGLTGVHDAGMDLRTFRKLQAWDMAGRLPVRVYAMADGQGEDRTTYLELGTYGGRMLEMKAVKFLLDGALGSRGAALHAPYSDAPEETGLLLMEPRELEARTWAFMERGYQVGIHAIGDRANTLVVDTLIRAAAGTGTQPLRHRVEHAQILRPEDIQKLGAAGLVASVQPTHATSDMGWAEARLGAERLKGAYAWKSLKEAGAVLALGSDFPIENPDVLAGLYAARTRQDAAGRPEGGWQPQERLSGEEALEGFTVGPAWASFAEERRGRLMEGMDADFTVLSVDPVSDEPRKLVDAKVVATVVDGREVYRSP is encoded by the coding sequence ATGCGGGTACATTCATCCCAACACAGTGACGAAACGAGGGCCCGCGGTGCGGCGCTGCTCGCCCTGGTCGGGGCGGTGGTGCTGGCGCTGGGGGTGGGGTGCGCCCGGAGGGTGCCCGAGGGAGCGCGAGTGGAGACGACTGTCTACATGGCACGCCGGATCCGGACGCTGGACGAGCAGCGGCCGGAGGCGGAGGCGCTGGCGGTGAGGCGGGGGCGCCTGGTGGCGGTGGGGACGAAGGCGGAGGTGCTGAAGGCGGCGGGCGAGGGGGCGCGGGTCGTCGACTTCGGAAACGCGGTGGTGGTGCCGGGGCTGGTGGACGCGCACGCGCACCTCGCGGGACTCGGGCGGAGCCTGACGGTGGCGAGGCTGGAGGAGGCGCGCTCGGTGGAGGACGTGGTGCGGCGGCTGGGAGAGGCGCCATCCACGAGCTTCCAGGGGGACTGGCTGATTGGAAAGGGGTGGGACCAGAACGGGTGGCCGGGCAAGGAGTTCCCCGGCAGGGCCGAGCTGGACGCGCGCTTCCCGAACACACCGGTGTACCTGACACGGGTGGACCACCACGCGGCGTGGGTGAACGGCGAGGCGCTGAGGCGAGCGGGGATTACGCGCGAGACGCCAGACCCAGCGGGAGGGCGGATCCTCCGGGATGCGAAGGGCGAGCCGACGGGCGTGCTGGTGGACAACGCGATGGACCTGGTGACGCGGGTGGTGCCGGCGCCGACGGACGAGCAGCTGGAGGCGCGACTGGCGGCGGCGCTGGAGCGGTGCGCGCGGGTGGGGCTGACGGGGGTGCACGACGCGGGGATGGACCTGCGGACGTTCCGGAAGCTGCAGGCGTGGGACATGGCGGGGCGGCTGCCGGTGCGGGTGTACGCGATGGCGGACGGGCAGGGCGAGGACCGGACGACGTACCTGGAGCTGGGGACGTACGGCGGGCGGATGCTGGAGATGAAGGCGGTGAAGTTCCTGCTGGATGGGGCGCTGGGCTCCCGAGGGGCGGCACTGCACGCGCCCTACAGCGACGCGCCGGAGGAGACGGGGCTGTTGCTGATGGAGCCGCGGGAGCTGGAGGCGAGGACGTGGGCCTTCATGGAGCGGGGCTACCAGGTGGGCATCCACGCGATTGGAGACCGGGCGAACACGCTGGTGGTGGACACGCTGATTCGAGCGGCGGCGGGGACGGGGACGCAGCCGCTGCGGCACCGCGTGGAGCACGCGCAGATTCTGAGGCCCGAGGACATCCAGAAGCTGGGAGCGGCGGGGCTGGTGGCGAGCGTGCAGCCGACGCACGCGACGAGCGACATGGGGTGGGCGGAGGCGCGGCTGGGGGCGGAGCGGCTGAAGGGGGCGTACGCGTGGAAGAGCCTGAAGGAGGCGGGGGCGGTGCTGGCGCTGGGGAGTGACTTCCCCATCGAGAACCCGGACGTCCTGGCGGGGCTGTACGCGGCGAGGACGCGTCAGGACGCGGCGGGCAGGCCCGAGGGAGGGTGGCAGCCCCAGGAGCGCCTGTCGGGTGAGGAGGCGCTGGAAGGCTTCACGGTGGGGCCGGCGTGGGCGTCATTCGCGGAGGAGCGCCGGGGCCGGCTGATGGAAGGGATGGACGCGGACTTCACGGTGCTGTCGGTGGACCCGGTGTCGGACGAGCCCAGGAAGCTGGTGGACGCGAAGGTCGTGGCGACGGTGGTGGACGGCCGAGAGGTCTACCGTTCCCCCTGA